The genomic window TCTATAAAAAGATTTCAACAGAAAAATAATATTAATTAATATTCTATAAATTTATATTATTATTTTATTAAATTAAAATTTATTATATTTATTTTATCAATATAAATATTAAGTTTGTTAATATATAAAATATTAATATACTCTTTATGAAAAATTTTTAAATAATATATTATTTATATTATTAATTTATTAAGGAAATAAGATGTCTAAAATAAAAAAAATAGTAGGTAGAGAAATTATTGATTCTAGAGGATATCCTACTATTGAAGCGGAAGTACATTTAAATAATAATATAATTGGTATGGCTTCCGTTCCTTCTGGAGCATCAACAGGTTCTAAAGAAGCAATAGAATTGCGTGATGGAAATAAAAAAAGATTTTTAGGTAAAGGAGTTTTAAAATCTGTTAAAATTATTAATACTATTTTTAATAAATATTTAATTAATCAAAATTCATTAAATCAATCAAATATTGATGAAATCATGATTAATCTAGATAATACTGAAAATAAATCTAATTTTGGAGCTAATACAATTTTAGCTGTTTCTTTAGCTAATGCTAGAGCTTCTGCATTATTTAACAATATTCCATTATTTCAATATATTAGTAATATTAATCATACAGAAAAAAAATTTTTTATGCCATTACCAATGATTAATATTATTAATGGTGGTAAACATGCTAATAATAATTTAGATATACAAGAATTTATGATTCAACCTATTAGTGCTAAAAATATAAAAGAAGCTATACGTTATGGTGCAGAAGTATTTCATCATTTATTTATTGTACTAAAAAAGAATAAATTAATTACTTCTGTTGGAGATGAAGGTGGTTATGCTCCAAATTTAAAAAATAATAGTGAAGCATTTAACATGATGTCAGAAGCAGTTAATAACGCCGGTCTTGTTCTTGGAAAAGATATTACTTTTGCAATTGATTGTGCTGCTTCAGAATTATTTTATAATAATAAATATTATTTAAATAGTGAGAATCTTAATCTTTCTTCAAAAGAATTTACAAAATTTTTATATAATTTAATTAAGAAATATCCTATTACTTCTATAGAAGATGGTTTAGATGAAAATGATTGGAATGGTTTTATATATCAAACAAAAATATTAGGTAATAAAATACAATTAGTAGGAGATGATTTATTTGTTACTAATAAAAAATATTTAAAAAAAGGTATCAAAAATAAAGTTGCTAATGCTATTTTAATAAAATTAAATCAAATTGGATCTCTTACAGAAACATTAGCAACTATTAAAATAGCTAAAAAAGCAGGGTATAAAATTATTATTTCACATAGATCTGGAGAAACAGAGGATACATTTATTTCAGATTTAGCTGTAGGAACAAATGCTGATCAAATTAAAACGGGTTCAATGAGTCGTTCGGATCGAAATGCAAAATATAATCAATTAATTAGAATTGAAGAAAAATTGTAAATTATTTTTATAAACTATGTTGTGTATATATACAACATAGTAAAATATTATTTTATTATATTTATAATTTAAAATGAAAACAACATATACAGAAAAAGAAATAATTTTATGGTTAAAAAAACAAAGTTTTTTTGCTAAAAATTTCTTAAAAATATCTTATTTATTAAATTTTATTAATATATGTATATTAATTATTCAAAATTGGATATTATCTAAACAAATACAAACTTTCTTTTTAAAAGAAAATAAAAATAAAATTTTTTATTATTATATAATATTATTTTTATGTTATATAATAAAGATATTTATAAATATTATAATAAATAAGAT from Enterobacteriaceae endosymbiont of Donacia simplex includes these protein-coding regions:
- the eno gene encoding phosphopyruvate hydratase, with amino-acid sequence MSKIKKIVGREIIDSRGYPTIEAEVHLNNNIIGMASVPSGASTGSKEAIELRDGNKKRFLGKGVLKSVKIINTIFNKYLINQNSLNQSNIDEIMINLDNTENKSNFGANTILAVSLANARASALFNNIPLFQYISNINHTEKKFFMPLPMINIINGGKHANNNLDIQEFMIQPISAKNIKEAIRYGAEVFHHLFIVLKKNKLITSVGDEGGYAPNLKNNSEAFNMMSEAVNNAGLVLGKDITFAIDCAASELFYNNKYYLNSENLNLSSKEFTKFLYNLIKKYPITSIEDGLDENDWNGFIYQTKILGNKIQLVGDDLFVTNKKYLKKGIKNKVANAILIKLNQIGSLTETLATIKIAKKAGYKIIISHRSGETEDTFISDLAVGTNADQIKTGSMSRSDRNAKYNQLIRIEEKL